CTGAAAGAGCAAACCAAGCAAAATCAGAATTTGTTGCCAACATGAGCCATGAAATTCGAACTCCTCTGAATGGAGTCATCGGTTTCAATGAACTACTGTTAACTACCAACTTAGATTCTGATCAAAGGGATTATGTGCGTAACGCAATCAGCAGTGCCCATGGCCTCCTTGGAATTATCAATGATGTTTTGGATATCTCTAAGATCGAAGCAGGGAAACTTGTTTTGAATGAGGTAACATCTAATCTAAAACAGATTATAAACGATTCGTTAGGTGTTCTTAAGTGGAAAGCCAGCGAAAAGGGAATCCAACTGAGGCTCGAAGAAGGATCTAATATACCGGAAATTGTTTTAGTAGATGCAACTAGACTTCGCCAAATCCTTATCAATTTACTCGGTAATGCTGTGAAATTTACTGAAGTGGGAGGCGTTGTATTAAAAATAGATGCTTCTCCTGCACCTAATCAAAAAACAAAACTAGAATTTACAATCAAAGATACTGGAATTGGAATTCCTGAAGAACATAAGTCGCATCTATTCCAATCTTTTTGGCAAGGGGAATCCAATTCTACCAGAAGGTATGGGGGAACCGGACTCGGACTTAGAATCACAAAATCATTGTTAGATTTGATGGGCGGAAGAATCAAAGTCCATTCAGAAGTAGGTAGTGGAACAGAATTCAATTTCGCAATTGAATGTTTGGCAGTTGACCAAACTTCATTTCAAGTTGCACAGGATGAAAATGAATTCCAAAAAGAATTATTAGTAAACTTTAATCAATCAACGCTAGGCGAAATTTCTCCAAATATTTTGATAGTTGAAGACAACGAAATGAATCGAGATTTACTTAAACGTATGATTCTTAAATACATTCCTAAGGCTCACATTGTAGAAGCTGTCGATGGATTGGAAGGGGTCCGTTTTTTTCGAGAAACGAAACCTGATTTAGTATTTATGGATGTCCAGATGCCCAATATGGATGGATTGGAGGCAGCAACCGAGATTAGAAAACAATCCTCTAATAAAGTTCCTATTGTTGCTCTCACTGCTGGTGCCTTGTATGAAGAGCGTAAAAAATGTTTTGATGTTGGAATGGACCAATTTTTGACCAAACCGATCGATATTTTAGCTCTCAATCAAATTCTATTTCATTATTTGAATCGATAATCTTTCGAATAGAGTAGCAAAAACTTTCTAAGGACGCCATTTTGTCCAAAATGACACGTTTTCCTTTTTTAGCTTATCTTGGTCCTGGACTTTTGTATGCCGGTGCGGCCGTTGGTGTTTCTCATCTTGTGCAATCGACTCGAGCGGGAGCAGTCTATGGATATGGACTGCTTTTTGTTGTGTTATTTGCCAATTTGATTAAATATCCATTTTTTGTTGTTGGAACTAGATACACAATCATTACCGGTAAGTCCTTGTTAGACGGTTATGAAGCTTTAGGTCGTCTGCCCGTGTGGATCTTTTTCTTTATATCGATTGGTACAATGTGTATCATCGTCGCCACTGTAACACTTGTCACTTCAGGATTATTTTCTAATCTGCTTGGAATTTCCATGGAACCATGGTTACTTTGTGCAATCATTTTGGTGTTTTGTTTTCTTTTGCTTGCGATTGGTAAGTTTGCAGCCCTCGACGGACTGATGAAGTGGATCGTTGTTTTGTTAACCGTTTCTACTATCGTTGCCATGATCCTTTCTTTTTATGCAGCCATTCCTAAATTAGAAACAGAAGGAAAAACATTCTCCATTTCCAACTTGGGTGATGTTGCGTTTCTTATTGCTCTTATGGGTTGGATGCCCATCCCGATTGAAGCTGCTGTTTGGCAATCCGATTGGACACTCGCAAAAAAAACTCCCGATGGGAAACTTCCACCAATGAAATACGCGATGATCGATTTTAACATTGGTTATATTGGAACCACTTTACTTGCTGTATGTTTTTTAGCATTAGGTTCTAATATGATGTACAATACTGGAGCTGAGTTTTCATCGCAAGCGGTGAGTTTTGCATCCGAATTAGTTAAATTATACACTTCCGCAATTGGATCTTGGGCTTATCCCATCATACTCATTGCTGCATTTTTTACCATGTTCTCTACAACTATTACCTGTTTTGATGCTTATCCAAGAGTCGTTTCCAATGCAAGTCGTCGTTTGTTCAAACCGCTCGAAAAAATTCCTACAGAAAAACTTTATTGGTATTGGATTGTCCTTGTCGGTGTAGGATCCATTCTCATTTTACTTTTTTTTAGAACTAATATGAAGAGTTTGGTAGACTTTGCCACTACCGTTTCCTTTTTAAATGCACCAGTTCTTGCTCTTATCCACCATTTGATATTATTTGGAAAAGAAATCCCGAAAGAACAAAGACCAAAACCTTGGATGAATTTACTTTCTTGGTTTGGTATTTTATTTCTTTTTGGATTTTCGATTTATTATATCAATATTACGTTTCTTTAAAGTATGGAGAGAGAAAAAACGCATTCAATTTTTTTCTCTCTTTCTCCACTTTTCTACTTAATTCTATCCATCCTTTTTTTTCGTTTTGTTTGGGTGATCCCATACCCTCATCCAGTGGCTTTGTTTGTGGCAGGTTTACTTTCTTTTTTACAACGTAAGAATCGAAAATTTGTATTTTTGAAATCCTCCTTTCGTAAAAATTTTCTTTCTGTTTTGCCGGCGATGGAAATTCTTTTTTTTGTCGGAATGCTCATTGCTTCTTGGGCTCATTCCGGTGTGCTTTTGGCAATGATCCAAACAGGAATTTTATTTTTGCAGCCGGATTATTTTTTGCCCTCCTTGGCAATCGTTGCGGCCATTGCAGCTATGGTTTCTGGTTCTTCTTGGACCACCGCAGGAACTCTCGGTGTGGCCCTTATGGGTGTTGCCGAAGTGATTTCTTTTCCACAAACAATGGCAGCTGGTGCTATTGTGAGTGGGTGTTATTTTGGGGATAAACTTTCTCCGCTTTCCGATACAACCAACCTAGCCTCTAGTTTAACACATGTTCCTATATGGACTCATATTAGGCATATGTTAAAGACAACCTGTATTAGTTTCGGGGTTGCTATCCTTGGGTTTTACATTTTAAATATTTACGTTTGGGATTCTACCCAAATTGCAAATTTATCGGTGCAATCGGGAAGTCTTTTGTCTGGTGCAAATCATCAAATTTCCTGGATGAAATTCATCCCGGTCGTTTTGGTATTTGGATCTGCTCTATTTAAATTACATATCAGATTATCGTTGTTACTCGGAATCCTTTCTGCCATTGGATTTATTGTCAGTGAATTAGGATTTCGTATGGATATTGGAAAATCATTGTTTTATGGGTTTGAATCTCATTCAGGAAATGATGTATTGGATCGTTTTTTAAGTGGAGGAGGTGTGGTTGCCATTCTACCAACGGAAATACTGATTTTCGCTGCTGTTTGGTTTGGTGCTGTTGTAGAAGGATATGGATACCTGAACGAAATTTTAATTCATATTAAAAATTGGGCCAAGGACAAATGGGATATTTTACTTTCGACAATGGGAACTTCCTTTCTTTTAAATTTGGTCACTGCAGACCAATACTTATCATTAGTAATTCCTGCCAGAGCCTTTCGAAGTCTTGCGGAAGAAAAGGGAATTCCAGAAAAGGATATTTCTCGTTCCTTGGAAGACTCCGGTACGATCACTTCTCCGCTCATTCCTTGGAATAGTTGTGGGGCATTTATGTCTACTTCATTGGGTGTATCCGTGTTATCATTTTTTCCATTCGCTTTTTTTAATATATTTCATCTTATCCTATCTGTATCTCTTCTACTCATTGCAAAAAATAAATCTAAAAGTTCATAGTTGAACAAATGAAGTTCATAGAACGGAAAACAAAATCTAAGTATAATCGATATTAGGCTTTCCTTCCTTTATGGATGAAGTAAAAATTCTATCCATGTTACCGAAAATATTAGATGAAAAAATTCTCCCTCTCATTGAAAAAGCTCGTTCCAGTAATGATCCCAATATTGTTAAAGAACATTTGCCTATTTGGATGGTAGATCGGTTGGCCAAAAAAAGAAAAATAACTGATGATGAAAGTTGTGAGATGGTGGTAACGATTCTAGAAGTTTTTTCAAAGATGTGGGTTTTAAGTTTAAACTATCATATAACCAATGTTCTTGGCTTTTTTGTTACTTACGCATTTAATCAATATAGAAATCGGTTTCGCCGAACAGAAATTTCTGAATCTGGGGAGCTCTATTTACAATTATGGAACTATGACCAACCGGCCAACGAAGAAATTCCAACGGAACTTTGGGAAGCGGAAACTCCGTTGAAAGTGGAACTAGACAAATTATCAACTGTGACTGCGTTAGTTTTATCCTTACAATTTGATTTACCCATGAAACAAAATCTAAAACAACTCCTTCTTTGGAAGTTACGCGAAACGGACCATGATATAGATGGATTCTTTCGGGACTGCGAGGAGAAACGATTTCGCCAGCGCCAACTCTTATCCCGGCTTTCAGGTATGATTACAAGATATACAAGAAAGCTTTATGAGGCTACGGATCCCAATCGGAGAAAATGGTATCTCAAACAAAAGAAACTCTGGATTTTACGAAGGACAAGAGCCATGGATCGAAGTTTTTTTTCCGAACGAGAGATCGCAAAGGTCTTAGGAATTTCCAGAAAGGCGGTTCGCAACCATTTGTCACAGGGAAAACATCAACTTCGTAAAGTCGGCAAAGATTTATTGCACTATGCATAAAAATTTGCTTTACATTCGGTAAAATCGAAGGATTTTTATGGCAACACCACCTTCCGAAGGGTTATGAAAATCAAAGTTACTAGTAAAAACGACGTGCACATCATTAAAATTGAAGGTGCCATCAAAGCCGGAAATGAGTTCGAGCTATCTGAAAAGATTGAACAGTACATCAAAAAAGGCCAAGTCCCTAAATTTATTATTGATTTGAAAAAGGTTCCCTTCATCAACTCAGCTG
The sequence above is drawn from the Leptospira sp. WS4.C2 genome and encodes:
- a CDS encoding PAS domain S-box protein: MENLIPSEVYSSLILQYLYDAVIVTDLEFRITSWNLAAERIYGFSAKEVIGESTISILKTEHNVSTRENRISELQTKGIWQGEVFQYTKESQRLTIRSAVSYLKDKAGNTIGVIAINRDITEENKIHEELADSEERFRMSFDNAGVGVCILDLNGRFVRVNKKLESMLGFLEKELIGRKTNEFAYEEDKQLFDSFRDAALSGSKENMIYEKRFFSKDKNILWVEISNTLVKDRNGIPSYFVVHMNDITGRKSAEFHLLNAIKEAERANQAKSEFVANMSHEIRTPLNGVIGFNELLLTTNLDSDQRDYVRNAISSAHGLLGIINDVLDISKIEAGKLVLNEVTSNLKQIINDSLGVLKWKASEKGIQLRLEEGSNIPEIVLVDATRLRQILINLLGNAVKFTEVGGVVLKIDASPAPNQKTKLEFTIKDTGIGIPEEHKSHLFQSFWQGESNSTRRYGGTGLGLRITKSLLDLMGGRIKVHSEVGSGTEFNFAIECLAVDQTSFQVAQDENEFQKELLVNFNQSTLGEISPNILIVEDNEMNRDLLKRMILKYIPKAHIVEAVDGLEGVRFFRETKPDLVFMDVQMPNMDGLEAATEIRKQSSNKVPIVALTAGALYEERKKCFDVGMDQFLTKPIDILALNQILFHYLNR
- a CDS encoding Nramp family divalent metal transporter, yielding MTRFPFLAYLGPGLLYAGAAVGVSHLVQSTRAGAVYGYGLLFVVLFANLIKYPFFVVGTRYTIITGKSLLDGYEALGRLPVWIFFFISIGTMCIIVATVTLVTSGLFSNLLGISMEPWLLCAIILVFCFLLLAIGKFAALDGLMKWIVVLLTVSTIVAMILSFYAAIPKLETEGKTFSISNLGDVAFLIALMGWMPIPIEAAVWQSDWTLAKKTPDGKLPPMKYAMIDFNIGYIGTTLLAVCFLALGSNMMYNTGAEFSSQAVSFASELVKLYTSAIGSWAYPIILIAAFFTMFSTTITCFDAYPRVVSNASRRLFKPLEKIPTEKLYWYWIVLVGVGSILILLFFRTNMKSLVDFATTVSFLNAPVLALIHHLILFGKEIPKEQRPKPWMNLLSWFGILFLFGFSIYYINITFL
- a CDS encoding Na+/H+ antiporter NhaC family protein, with the translated sequence MEREKTHSIFFSLSPLFYLILSILFFRFVWVIPYPHPVALFVAGLLSFLQRKNRKFVFLKSSFRKNFLSVLPAMEILFFVGMLIASWAHSGVLLAMIQTGILFLQPDYFLPSLAIVAAIAAMVSGSSWTTAGTLGVALMGVAEVISFPQTMAAGAIVSGCYFGDKLSPLSDTTNLASSLTHVPIWTHIRHMLKTTCISFGVAILGFYILNIYVWDSTQIANLSVQSGSLLSGANHQISWMKFIPVVLVFGSALFKLHIRLSLLLGILSAIGFIVSELGFRMDIGKSLFYGFESHSGNDVLDRFLSGGGVVAILPTEILIFAAVWFGAVVEGYGYLNEILIHIKNWAKDKWDILLSTMGTSFLLNLVTADQYLSLVIPARAFRSLAEEKGIPEKDISRSLEDSGTITSPLIPWNSCGAFMSTSLGVSVLSFFPFAFFNIFHLILSVSLLLIAKNKSKSS
- a CDS encoding RNA polymerase subunit sigma-70, producing the protein MLPKILDEKILPLIEKARSSNDPNIVKEHLPIWMVDRLAKKRKITDDESCEMVVTILEVFSKMWVLSLNYHITNVLGFFVTYAFNQYRNRFRRTEISESGELYLQLWNYDQPANEEIPTELWEAETPLKVELDKLSTVTALVLSLQFDLPMKQNLKQLLLWKLRETDHDIDGFFRDCEEKRFRQRQLLSRLSGMITRYTRKLYEATDPNRRKWYLKQKKLWILRRTRAMDRSFFSEREIAKVLGISRKAVRNHLSQGKHQLRKVGKDLLHYA
- a CDS encoding STAS domain-containing protein, with the translated sequence MKIKVTSKNDVHIIKIEGAIKAGNEFELSEKIEQYIKKGQVPKFIIDLKKVPFINSAGLGTFLNIYKHIDGLNGRLVFANLNSDIENLMEITKLSSVFEIYKTLEEAEDSFEY